A stretch of Lactuca sativa cultivar Salinas chromosome 6, Lsat_Salinas_v11, whole genome shotgun sequence DNA encodes these proteins:
- the LOC128126756 gene encoding uncharacterized protein LOC128126756, whose translation MAKWPVRLSTFDIRYEPRSAIKSQALADFMDEFSDDLQNELDMEAKQLTYGASNQKGTCLGIILNRHRGTSYLRQLVVNSMLPTMKHSSWEYNWLRIFKSRIFRYLGMDIVGKLPVAPGGKVFMLVMTDYFSKWFEAEASVQIPAEIICNNGSQFISKRTRDFCTSWRVKMRMSTPIHPRANGQVESSNKIIVNNLKKRMDKKKGRWAEELPFVLWADRTTSKLSTDQSPYSLVFGTEAYVRSAE comes from the exons ATGGCAAAATGGCCAGTAAGATTAAGCACATTTGATATCAGATACGAACCGAGATCCGCCATAAAATCACAAGCATTAGCGGACTTTATGGATGAatttagtgatgatctacaaaACGAATTAGACATGGAAGCCAAGCAACTCACATATGGAGCTTCAAATCAGAAAGGAACATGCCTTGGGATCATACTAAATCGCCATAGGGGGACATCATACCTCAGGCAGTTAGTTGTGAATTCAATGCTACCAACAATGAAGCACTCATCATGGGAATACAATTggctaaggatcttcaaatcAAGGATCTTTAGGTATTTG GGGATGGATATTGTAGGAAAATTGCCAGTAGCTCCAGGAGGAAAAGTCTTCATGTTGGTGATGACCGATTACTTCTCCAAATGGTTTGAAGCTGAAGCTTCCGTCCA GATTCCAGCTGAAATCATATGCAACAATGGATCCCAATTTATTAGCAAAAGAACAAGAGACTTTTGCACAAGCTGGAGGGTGAAAATGAGAATGTCCACTCCCATTCATCCCCGAGCTAATGGTCAAGTGGAGTCCAGCAACAAAATCATAGTTAACAATTTGAAGAAAAGGATGGACAAAAAGAAGGGAAGATGGGCAGAAGAACTCCCTTTCGTTTTATGGGCAGATAGAACCACTTCCAAACTGTCCACAGACCAGAGCCCCTATTCCTTGGTGTTCGGGACAGAAGCA TATGTGAGGtctgctgaatga